Below is a genomic region from Sutterella megalosphaeroides.
ACCCCTCGATCTTCGAAGGCAAGAACGTCGTCATCTGCGGCGGCGGCGACTCGGCCCTCGACTGGACGCTCAACCTCGTCGGTCGTGCCGAAAGCGTGGTGCTTCTGCACCGCCGCGACGGTTTCCGCGCTCAGGCCGCTTCGGTCGCGAAGATGCACGAGCTCTGCGAAAACTGGGAAATGCAGTTTGAAGTCGGCCAGATCACGGGCTTCAACGAAGAAGACGGTCGCTTGACGGAAGTGCTCGTCGCGGGCGCCGACGGCGTCACCCGCCGCATTCCGCTCGATCATCTCCTCGTTTTCTACGGCCTGCAGCCCAAGCTCGGCCCCATCGAAAACTGGGGTCTTACGTTGGAGCGCAAGCAGATCGTCGTCGATACGGCGCGCTTCGAAACGAACATTCCGGGGCTCTTCGCCGTGGGCGACATCAACACCTACCCCGGCAAGAAGAAGCTCATTCTCTCGGGCTTCCACGAGTGCGCGCTCGCCGCGTTCGCCGCCTGCGACTACGTCTTCCCCGAAAAGCGCGTCTTCCTGCAGTACACGACCACGTCGCCGAAGCTCCACAAGGTGCTCGGCGTTGAAACGCCGACCTTCGACGACTGATCGTTCGTGCGTTCTCTGAAAAAAAGCTCCGGTTTCGTTTCCGGAGCCTTTTTTCGTTGCGGGCAAGCGCGGGGCGCTTACTTCTGCGTCACCGAGATGGTGGGCATCTTCGCCGTGTAGTCCTTGCCGAGACGCGCCACCGCGCCCGCGACCTTCATCGCCATGTCGCGGTACATTTCACCGGCCTTCGATTCGGGTTCGGCCGCCACCGTCGGGCAGCCGCCGTCGGCCTGTTCGCGGATCTTCGCGGAAAGCGGAAGCTTCCCGAGGACGGGCACGCCGTAGTCGGCGCTCATCCGGTCCGCGCCGCCTTCGCCGAAGATGTGTTCGACTTCGCCGCACTTGGGGCAGATGAAGACCGACATGTTTTCCACGACGCCGAGGATGGGCACGTTCACCTTTTCGAACATGCGCAGGCCCTTCTTCGCGTCGATGAGCGCGATGTCCTGAGGCGTCGTCACGACGACGGCGCCCGTGATGGGCACGGACTGCGAGAGCGTGAGCTGAATGTCGCCCGTCCCCGGGGGCATGTCGATCACGAGGTAGTCGAGGTCGTGCCAGTTCGTCTGGGTGAGCATCTGCTGCAGGGCGCCCGCAGCGAGCGGACCGCGCCAGATCATCGGCTCGTCTTCGCCGACCATGAAGCCGATCGAATTGATCTGAAGGCCGTGCGCCTCCATGGGCTCCATCGTCTTGCCATCGGTGCTCACGGGCGTGCCGTGCGCGCCGAGCATCGTCGGCTGCGAGGGGCCGTAAATGTCCGCGTCGAGAACGCCGACCGTGGCACCCTCGTAGGCGAGCGCGAGCGCGAGGTTGGCGGACACGGTAGACTTCCCGACCCCGCCCTTGCCGGAACTCACGGCGATGATGTTCTTCACGCCCGGCATGACGCGAAGCGTCCCCTGCACCTTGTGCGCGATGATGTTCTGCGTGACGTTCACGGTGACGCCGGCCGCACCCGCGGCCTTGAGCGCTTCGCCCACGCGTTCGCCGACCGCCTGCGCGCGGCGACGGGCCGGATAGCCGAGCTCGATCGAGGCTTCGACGTTGCCTTCGTCGTCGACCGTGAGGCTCTTCAACATCTTCGAGGTGACGTAATCGGTCCCGGTCACGGGATCGACGAGCGCCGCGAGCGCGGCTTCGAATTGGGTTTTCGTTGCAGTCATGTTTCCTGCCTTGTGCTGTTCGCATGGAGTGCCGGAAGGCTCAGTTTGCTCCGGCCGATCCGACCATTCTACCGTTACCGTCAAGCGCGGAACCGCGGCACGAACCCAACGCTCCGACGAAAGAAACTACAATATCGGCCTTTCGTATGTTCCGGTCCGCCGAGCTT
It encodes:
- a CDS encoding NAD(P)/FAD-dependent oxidoreductase yields the protein MAIEDYLNIAEPTTDVIETDAVIVGAGPVGLFQVFELGLLEIKAHVVDSLRNVGGQCMELYPTKPIYDIPAVPVCSSYELTENLLKQIHPFNPVFHLGQEVVDVRKLEDGTFHVETSTGTRFKAKVVIVAAGVGSFQPRPLRVPGIEKFEGTQLHYSCKDPSIFEGKNVVICGGGDSALDWTLNLVGRAESVVLLHRRDGFRAQAASVAKMHELCENWEMQFEVGQITGFNEEDGRLTEVLVAGADGVTRRIPLDHLLVFYGLQPKLGPIENWGLTLERKQIVVDTARFETNIPGLFAVGDINTYPGKKKLILSGFHECALAAFAACDYVFPEKRVFLQYTTTSPKLHKVLGVETPTFDD
- the apbC gene encoding iron-sulfur cluster carrier protein ApbC gives rise to the protein MTATKTQFEAALAALVDPVTGTDYVTSKMLKSLTVDDEGNVEASIELGYPARRRAQAVGERVGEALKAAGAAGVTVNVTQNIIAHKVQGTLRVMPGVKNIIAVSSGKGGVGKSTVSANLALALAYEGATVGVLDADIYGPSQPTMLGAHGTPVSTDGKTMEPMEAHGLQINSIGFMVGEDEPMIWRGPLAAGALQQMLTQTNWHDLDYLVIDMPPGTGDIQLTLSQSVPITGAVVVTTPQDIALIDAKKGLRMFEKVNVPILGVVENMSVFICPKCGEVEHIFGEGGADRMSADYGVPVLGKLPLSAKIREQADGGCPTVAAEPESKAGEMYRDMAMKVAGAVARLGKDYTAKMPTISVTQK